From the Brachyhypopomus gauderio isolate BG-103 chromosome 5, BGAUD_0.2, whole genome shotgun sequence genome, one window contains:
- the lrrc56 gene encoding leucine-rich repeat-containing protein 56 isoform X1 has product MSFSPDPVRRPGTARPFVTEFDGFDQINPSPNTAEGSDLLLELYLSPEKLRRLSRSDDLDKVTTLEMCVDTRHNTLGNFGVYLPSLVQLKMNNSLILSVRDLGATLSHLRILSLVRCGLADLDGIPTLSSLKELYVAYNNVSDLSQVGMLEQLELLDLEGNNVDDLVQVQYLGLCGQLRALSLEGNPVCMSPLPGAVEGPDYRYNYRSAVRRLIPQLRFLDDVPAEEEEPVCSSTPMEDWVLLKESIKDNASIIESASGCLQLTEESAPSACGMSRPSSAPRPDASGRPSSAPRPDASVRPSSFPSGPSMSRPPSSSTSSRPSSAGSDPDTPDHEASDLTHGVGRVFFCGNPLQAIRARRQKIKLQGPSSHLMPCTQLSGYVPEHTYDVEWTSSQDCNDIFAELRAWRKEHSKRLLAIEKDSRAQVMHLVHSDEDNYFNDSDDEKDSSHEYDEESHNFGIISDREEDAKQEADPRDTDSPDSCIQSPSPDHTPSPPPRYTAPSSGRRVVEIRARRLRLSNTSAGMQKHTGEILSADPTVQREIELKALNRKQTQPVPPQILCTPHRPGSCPVVSQPMETSSGPAEGNILSTSEHKPVICPTMQERRIPTRPHTAKAVLQRTSVHRALLPGKKTPKLA; this is encoded by the exons ATGAGTTTTTCACCAGATCCAGTTCGGCGACCAGGTACAGCTCGTCCTTTTGTGACAGAATTCGATGGATTTGACCAAATAAACCCAAGTCCTAACACTGCCGAGGGCTCCGACCTACTCCTTGAACTTTACCTTTCTCCAGAAAAATTG AGACGTCTGTCGAGGTCAGATGATCTAGACAAGGTCACAACTCTCGAGATGTGTGTTGACACCCGGCACAATACGTTGGGTAACTTTG GTGTGTACTTGCCCAGTCTTGTGCAGCTGAAAATGAACAACAGTTTGATCTTATCTGTGCG GGACCTCGGAGCCACCCTCTCCCACCTCCGAATCCTCTCGCTAGTTCGCTGCGGCCTGGCTGACTTGGATGGGATTCCTACGCTCTCCTCACTTAAG GAGCTGTATGTGGCCTACAACAACGTGTCAGACCTTAGTCAGGTCGGTATGCTAGAGCAGCTGGAGCTGCTGGATCTCGAGGGGAACAACGTGGATGACCTGGTGCAGGTGCAGTACCTGGGCCTCTGCGGGCAGCTCAGAGCCTTGTCCCTGGAGGGAAACCCTGTGTGCATGAGCCCCCTTCCAGGAGCAGTAGAG GGGCCTGACTACAGGTACAACTACAGGTCTGCTGTGAGGAGACTGATTCCACAGCTGCGTTTCCTAGATGATGTACCAGCAGAAGAAGAGGAGCCTGTCTGCTCCAGTACTCCGATGGAAGACTGGGTTCTGCTCAAAGAGTCCATCAAAGACAATGCTTCCATTATAGAGAGTGCCAGTGGCTGCCTGCAGCTCACAG AGGAGAGCGCTCCTAGTGCATGTGGAATGAGTCGACCCAGCTCCGCCCCACGCCCAGATGCCAGTGGCCGCCCCAGCTCCGCCCCACGCCCAGATGCCAGTGTCCGCCCCAGCAGCTTCCCCAGTGGCCCGAGCATGAGCAGGcctccttcctcctccaccagctccagaCCCAGCTCAGCGGGCTCCGATCCAGACACCCCGGACCATGAAGCCAGCGATCTGACACATG GGGTGGGAAGAGTTTTCTTCTGTGGAAATCCTCTTCAAGCTATTCGAGCACGACGACAGAAGATAAAG CTTCAAGGCCCTAGCTCCCACTTGATGCCCTGCACACAGCTCAGTGGTTATGTTCCTGAACACACATATGATGTTGAGTGGACAAGCAGCCAGGACTGTAATGACATCTTTGCTGAACTCCGAGCTTGGAGGAAAGAACACAGCAA ACGTCTTTTGGCCATTGAGAAAGACAGTCGGGCCCAGGTGATGCATTTAGTCCACAGTGATGAAGATAACTATTTTAATGACAGCGATGACGAGAAAGACAGCAGTCATGAGTACGATGAAGAAAGCCACAATTTTGGCATAATTAGTGACAGAGAAGAAGATGCCAAACAGGAAGCAGACCCCAGAGACACGGACTCTCCTGACTCCTGTATTCAGTCTCCTTCACCCG ACCacaccccatctccaccacccaGATACacggctccatctagtggcagAAGGGTAGTGGAGATCCGAGCCCGTAGACTGAGACTCAGTAACACAAGTGCTGGAATGCAAAAACATACTGGGGAAATCCTTTCAGCAGATCCAACAGTACAAAGGGAAATAGAGCTCAAGGCCCTGAACCGTAAGCAAACTCAACCTGTTCCTCCTCAAATCCTCTGTACGCCTCACAGGCCGGGCTCCTGCCCTGTGGTGTCCCAGCCCATGGAGACCAG ttCAGGACCTGCTGAAGGAAATATTCTGTCCACCAGTGAGCACAAGCCAGTCATATGCCCTACAATGCAAGAGAGGCGGATACCCACACGCCCACATACAGCAAAAGCTGTTCTTCAGAGAACGTCTGTCCACAGAGCCCTCCTCCCTGGCAAAAAAACTCCTAAGTTGGCCTGA
- the hrasa gene encoding HRas proto-oncogene, GTPase a isoform X1: MTEYKLVVVGAGGVGKSALTIQLIQNHFVDEYDPTIEDSYRKQVVIDGETCLLDILDTAGQEEYSAMRDQYMRTGEGFLCVFAINNTKSFEDIHQYREQIKRVKDSDDVPMVLVGNKCDLPVRTVDTRQAQELSRSYGVPYIETSAKTRQGVEDAFYTLVREIRQHKLRKLNPPDESGQDCMSCRCVVS; encoded by the exons ATGACTGAGTATAAGCTGGTGGTAGTGGGAGCAGGAGGCGTGGGCAAGAGTGCTCTCACCATCCAACTCATCCAGAACCACTTTGTGGACGAATACGACCCTACCATAGAG GACTCGTACAGGAAGCAGGTGGTGATTGATGGGGAGACATGTCTGCTGGACATCCTGGACACAGCAGGTCAAGAGGAGTACAGCGCCATGAGAGACCAGTACATGAGGACAGGGGAGGGCTTCCTCTGTGTCTTCGCCATCAACAACACCAAGTCCTTCGAGGACATTCACCAGTACAG AGAACAGATCAAACGGGTCAAGGACTCGGACGACGTGCCCATGGTGCTGGTGGGTAACAAATGTGACCTCCCGGTTCGCACGGTGGACACGCGGCAGGCACAGGAACTGTCCCGCAGTTACGGAGTCCCCTACATAGAGACCTCAGCCAAGACGAGACAA GGCGTGGAGGACGCGTTCTACACACTAGTACGAGAGATCCGACAACACAAGCTGAGAAAGCTCAATCCTCCCGATGAAAGCGGCCAGGACTGTATGAGCTGTCGCTGCGTGGTGTCATGA
- the lrrc56 gene encoding uncharacterized protein lrrc56 isoform X3 gives MKDSADGFTSASVGDVSTLLSCGRCVLAQSCAAENEQQFDLICACFLRDLGATLSHLRILSLVRCGLADLDGIPTLSSLKELYVAYNNVSDLSQVGMLEQLELLDLEGNNVDDLVQVQYLGLCGQLRALSLEGNPVCMSPLPGAVEGPDYRYNYRSAVRRLIPQLRFLDDVPAEEEEPVCSSTPMEDWVLLKESIKDNASIIESASGCLQLTEESAPSACGMSRPSSAPRPDASGRPSSAPRPDASVRPSSFPSGPSMSRPPSSSTSSRPSSAGSDPDTPDHEASDLTHGVGRVFFCGNPLQAIRARRQKIKLQGPSSHLMPCTQLSGYVPEHTYDVEWTSSQDCNDIFAELRAWRKEHSKRLLAIEKDSRAQVMHLVHSDEDNYFNDSDDEKDSSHEYDEESHNFGIISDREEDAKQEADPRDTDSPDSCIQSPSPDHTPSPPPRYTAPSSGRRVVEIRARRLRLSNTSAGMQKHTGEILSADPTVQREIELKALNRKQTQPVPPQILCTPHRPGSCPVVSQPMETSSGPAEGNILSTSEHKPVICPTMQERRIPTRPHTAKAVLQRTSVHRALLPGKKTPKLA, from the exons ATGAAAGACTCCGCTGATGGCTTTACATCAGCAAGTGTTGGTGATGTCTCCACTCTTTTGTCGTGTGGCAGGTGTGTACTTGCCCAGTCTTGTGCAGCTGAAAATGAACAACAGTTTGATCTTATCTGTGCG TGTTTCCTCAGGGACCTCGGAGCCACCCTCTCCCACCTCCGAATCCTCTCGCTAGTTCGCTGCGGCCTGGCTGACTTGGATGGGATTCCTACGCTCTCCTCACTTAAG GAGCTGTATGTGGCCTACAACAACGTGTCAGACCTTAGTCAGGTCGGTATGCTAGAGCAGCTGGAGCTGCTGGATCTCGAGGGGAACAACGTGGATGACCTGGTGCAGGTGCAGTACCTGGGCCTCTGCGGGCAGCTCAGAGCCTTGTCCCTGGAGGGAAACCCTGTGTGCATGAGCCCCCTTCCAGGAGCAGTAGAG GGGCCTGACTACAGGTACAACTACAGGTCTGCTGTGAGGAGACTGATTCCACAGCTGCGTTTCCTAGATGATGTACCAGCAGAAGAAGAGGAGCCTGTCTGCTCCAGTACTCCGATGGAAGACTGGGTTCTGCTCAAAGAGTCCATCAAAGACAATGCTTCCATTATAGAGAGTGCCAGTGGCTGCCTGCAGCTCACAG AGGAGAGCGCTCCTAGTGCATGTGGAATGAGTCGACCCAGCTCCGCCCCACGCCCAGATGCCAGTGGCCGCCCCAGCTCCGCCCCACGCCCAGATGCCAGTGTCCGCCCCAGCAGCTTCCCCAGTGGCCCGAGCATGAGCAGGcctccttcctcctccaccagctccagaCCCAGCTCAGCGGGCTCCGATCCAGACACCCCGGACCATGAAGCCAGCGATCTGACACATG GGGTGGGAAGAGTTTTCTTCTGTGGAAATCCTCTTCAAGCTATTCGAGCACGACGACAGAAGATAAAG CTTCAAGGCCCTAGCTCCCACTTGATGCCCTGCACACAGCTCAGTGGTTATGTTCCTGAACACACATATGATGTTGAGTGGACAAGCAGCCAGGACTGTAATGACATCTTTGCTGAACTCCGAGCTTGGAGGAAAGAACACAGCAA ACGTCTTTTGGCCATTGAGAAAGACAGTCGGGCCCAGGTGATGCATTTAGTCCACAGTGATGAAGATAACTATTTTAATGACAGCGATGACGAGAAAGACAGCAGTCATGAGTACGATGAAGAAAGCCACAATTTTGGCATAATTAGTGACAGAGAAGAAGATGCCAAACAGGAAGCAGACCCCAGAGACACGGACTCTCCTGACTCCTGTATTCAGTCTCCTTCACCCG ACCacaccccatctccaccacccaGATACacggctccatctagtggcagAAGGGTAGTGGAGATCCGAGCCCGTAGACTGAGACTCAGTAACACAAGTGCTGGAATGCAAAAACATACTGGGGAAATCCTTTCAGCAGATCCAACAGTACAAAGGGAAATAGAGCTCAAGGCCCTGAACCGTAAGCAAACTCAACCTGTTCCTCCTCAAATCCTCTGTACGCCTCACAGGCCGGGCTCCTGCCCTGTGGTGTCCCAGCCCATGGAGACCAG ttCAGGACCTGCTGAAGGAAATATTCTGTCCACCAGTGAGCACAAGCCAGTCATATGCCCTACAATGCAAGAGAGGCGGATACCCACACGCCCACATACAGCAAAAGCTGTTCTTCAGAGAACGTCTGTCCACAGAGCCCTCCTCCCTGGCAAAAAAACTCCTAAGTTGGCCTGA
- the lrrc56 gene encoding leucine-rich repeat-containing protein 56 isoform X2, whose product MSFSPDPVRRPGTARPFVTEFDGFDQINPSPNTAEGSDLLLELYLSPEKLRRLSRSDDLDKVTTLEMCVDTRHNTLGVYLPSLVQLKMNNSLILSVRDLGATLSHLRILSLVRCGLADLDGIPTLSSLKELYVAYNNVSDLSQVGMLEQLELLDLEGNNVDDLVQVQYLGLCGQLRALSLEGNPVCMSPLPGAVEGPDYRYNYRSAVRRLIPQLRFLDDVPAEEEEPVCSSTPMEDWVLLKESIKDNASIIESASGCLQLTEESAPSACGMSRPSSAPRPDASGRPSSAPRPDASVRPSSFPSGPSMSRPPSSSTSSRPSSAGSDPDTPDHEASDLTHGVGRVFFCGNPLQAIRARRQKIKLQGPSSHLMPCTQLSGYVPEHTYDVEWTSSQDCNDIFAELRAWRKEHSKRLLAIEKDSRAQVMHLVHSDEDNYFNDSDDEKDSSHEYDEESHNFGIISDREEDAKQEADPRDTDSPDSCIQSPSPDHTPSPPPRYTAPSSGRRVVEIRARRLRLSNTSAGMQKHTGEILSADPTVQREIELKALNRKQTQPVPPQILCTPHRPGSCPVVSQPMETSSGPAEGNILSTSEHKPVICPTMQERRIPTRPHTAKAVLQRTSVHRALLPGKKTPKLA is encoded by the exons ATGAGTTTTTCACCAGATCCAGTTCGGCGACCAGGTACAGCTCGTCCTTTTGTGACAGAATTCGATGGATTTGACCAAATAAACCCAAGTCCTAACACTGCCGAGGGCTCCGACCTACTCCTTGAACTTTACCTTTCTCCAGAAAAATTG AGACGTCTGTCGAGGTCAGATGATCTAGACAAGGTCACAACTCTCGAGATGTGTGTTGACACCCGGCACAATACGTTGG GTGTGTACTTGCCCAGTCTTGTGCAGCTGAAAATGAACAACAGTTTGATCTTATCTGTGCG GGACCTCGGAGCCACCCTCTCCCACCTCCGAATCCTCTCGCTAGTTCGCTGCGGCCTGGCTGACTTGGATGGGATTCCTACGCTCTCCTCACTTAAG GAGCTGTATGTGGCCTACAACAACGTGTCAGACCTTAGTCAGGTCGGTATGCTAGAGCAGCTGGAGCTGCTGGATCTCGAGGGGAACAACGTGGATGACCTGGTGCAGGTGCAGTACCTGGGCCTCTGCGGGCAGCTCAGAGCCTTGTCCCTGGAGGGAAACCCTGTGTGCATGAGCCCCCTTCCAGGAGCAGTAGAG GGGCCTGACTACAGGTACAACTACAGGTCTGCTGTGAGGAGACTGATTCCACAGCTGCGTTTCCTAGATGATGTACCAGCAGAAGAAGAGGAGCCTGTCTGCTCCAGTACTCCGATGGAAGACTGGGTTCTGCTCAAAGAGTCCATCAAAGACAATGCTTCCATTATAGAGAGTGCCAGTGGCTGCCTGCAGCTCACAG AGGAGAGCGCTCCTAGTGCATGTGGAATGAGTCGACCCAGCTCCGCCCCACGCCCAGATGCCAGTGGCCGCCCCAGCTCCGCCCCACGCCCAGATGCCAGTGTCCGCCCCAGCAGCTTCCCCAGTGGCCCGAGCATGAGCAGGcctccttcctcctccaccagctccagaCCCAGCTCAGCGGGCTCCGATCCAGACACCCCGGACCATGAAGCCAGCGATCTGACACATG GGGTGGGAAGAGTTTTCTTCTGTGGAAATCCTCTTCAAGCTATTCGAGCACGACGACAGAAGATAAAG CTTCAAGGCCCTAGCTCCCACTTGATGCCCTGCACACAGCTCAGTGGTTATGTTCCTGAACACACATATGATGTTGAGTGGACAAGCAGCCAGGACTGTAATGACATCTTTGCTGAACTCCGAGCTTGGAGGAAAGAACACAGCAA ACGTCTTTTGGCCATTGAGAAAGACAGTCGGGCCCAGGTGATGCATTTAGTCCACAGTGATGAAGATAACTATTTTAATGACAGCGATGACGAGAAAGACAGCAGTCATGAGTACGATGAAGAAAGCCACAATTTTGGCATAATTAGTGACAGAGAAGAAGATGCCAAACAGGAAGCAGACCCCAGAGACACGGACTCTCCTGACTCCTGTATTCAGTCTCCTTCACCCG ACCacaccccatctccaccacccaGATACacggctccatctagtggcagAAGGGTAGTGGAGATCCGAGCCCGTAGACTGAGACTCAGTAACACAAGTGCTGGAATGCAAAAACATACTGGGGAAATCCTTTCAGCAGATCCAACAGTACAAAGGGAAATAGAGCTCAAGGCCCTGAACCGTAAGCAAACTCAACCTGTTCCTCCTCAAATCCTCTGTACGCCTCACAGGCCGGGCTCCTGCCCTGTGGTGTCCCAGCCCATGGAGACCAG ttCAGGACCTGCTGAAGGAAATATTCTGTCCACCAGTGAGCACAAGCCAGTCATATGCCCTACAATGCAAGAGAGGCGGATACCCACACGCCCACATACAGCAAAAGCTGTTCTTCAGAGAACGTCTGTCCACAGAGCCCTCCTCCCTGGCAAAAAAACTCCTAAGTTGGCCTGA
- the lrrc56 gene encoding leucine-rich repeat-containing protein 56 isoform X4 — MNNSLILSVRDLGATLSHLRILSLVRCGLADLDGIPTLSSLKELYVAYNNVSDLSQVGMLEQLELLDLEGNNVDDLVQVQYLGLCGQLRALSLEGNPVCMSPLPGAVEGPDYRYNYRSAVRRLIPQLRFLDDVPAEEEEPVCSSTPMEDWVLLKESIKDNASIIESASGCLQLTEESAPSACGMSRPSSAPRPDASGRPSSAPRPDASVRPSSFPSGPSMSRPPSSSTSSRPSSAGSDPDTPDHEASDLTHGVGRVFFCGNPLQAIRARRQKIKLQGPSSHLMPCTQLSGYVPEHTYDVEWTSSQDCNDIFAELRAWRKEHSKRLLAIEKDSRAQVMHLVHSDEDNYFNDSDDEKDSSHEYDEESHNFGIISDREEDAKQEADPRDTDSPDSCIQSPSPDHTPSPPPRYTAPSSGRRVVEIRARRLRLSNTSAGMQKHTGEILSADPTVQREIELKALNRKQTQPVPPQILCTPHRPGSCPVVSQPMETSSGPAEGNILSTSEHKPVICPTMQERRIPTRPHTAKAVLQRTSVHRALLPGKKTPKLA; from the exons ATGAACAACAGTTTGATCTTATCTGTGCG GGACCTCGGAGCCACCCTCTCCCACCTCCGAATCCTCTCGCTAGTTCGCTGCGGCCTGGCTGACTTGGATGGGATTCCTACGCTCTCCTCACTTAAG GAGCTGTATGTGGCCTACAACAACGTGTCAGACCTTAGTCAGGTCGGTATGCTAGAGCAGCTGGAGCTGCTGGATCTCGAGGGGAACAACGTGGATGACCTGGTGCAGGTGCAGTACCTGGGCCTCTGCGGGCAGCTCAGAGCCTTGTCCCTGGAGGGAAACCCTGTGTGCATGAGCCCCCTTCCAGGAGCAGTAGAG GGGCCTGACTACAGGTACAACTACAGGTCTGCTGTGAGGAGACTGATTCCACAGCTGCGTTTCCTAGATGATGTACCAGCAGAAGAAGAGGAGCCTGTCTGCTCCAGTACTCCGATGGAAGACTGGGTTCTGCTCAAAGAGTCCATCAAAGACAATGCTTCCATTATAGAGAGTGCCAGTGGCTGCCTGCAGCTCACAG AGGAGAGCGCTCCTAGTGCATGTGGAATGAGTCGACCCAGCTCCGCCCCACGCCCAGATGCCAGTGGCCGCCCCAGCTCCGCCCCACGCCCAGATGCCAGTGTCCGCCCCAGCAGCTTCCCCAGTGGCCCGAGCATGAGCAGGcctccttcctcctccaccagctccagaCCCAGCTCAGCGGGCTCCGATCCAGACACCCCGGACCATGAAGCCAGCGATCTGACACATG GGGTGGGAAGAGTTTTCTTCTGTGGAAATCCTCTTCAAGCTATTCGAGCACGACGACAGAAGATAAAG CTTCAAGGCCCTAGCTCCCACTTGATGCCCTGCACACAGCTCAGTGGTTATGTTCCTGAACACACATATGATGTTGAGTGGACAAGCAGCCAGGACTGTAATGACATCTTTGCTGAACTCCGAGCTTGGAGGAAAGAACACAGCAA ACGTCTTTTGGCCATTGAGAAAGACAGTCGGGCCCAGGTGATGCATTTAGTCCACAGTGATGAAGATAACTATTTTAATGACAGCGATGACGAGAAAGACAGCAGTCATGAGTACGATGAAGAAAGCCACAATTTTGGCATAATTAGTGACAGAGAAGAAGATGCCAAACAGGAAGCAGACCCCAGAGACACGGACTCTCCTGACTCCTGTATTCAGTCTCCTTCACCCG ACCacaccccatctccaccacccaGATACacggctccatctagtggcagAAGGGTAGTGGAGATCCGAGCCCGTAGACTGAGACTCAGTAACACAAGTGCTGGAATGCAAAAACATACTGGGGAAATCCTTTCAGCAGATCCAACAGTACAAAGGGAAATAGAGCTCAAGGCCCTGAACCGTAAGCAAACTCAACCTGTTCCTCCTCAAATCCTCTGTACGCCTCACAGGCCGGGCTCCTGCCCTGTGGTGTCCCAGCCCATGGAGACCAG ttCAGGACCTGCTGAAGGAAATATTCTGTCCACCAGTGAGCACAAGCCAGTCATATGCCCTACAATGCAAGAGAGGCGGATACCCACACGCCCACATACAGCAAAAGCTGTTCTTCAGAGAACGTCTGTCCACAGAGCCCTCCTCCCTGGCAAAAAAACTCCTAAGTTGGCCTGA
- the hrasa gene encoding HRas proto-oncogene, GTPase a isoform X2 gives MRDQYMRTGEGFLCVFAINNTKSFEDIHQYREQIKRVKDSDDVPMVLVGNKCDLPVRTVDTRQAQELSRSYGVPYIETSAKTRQGVEDAFYTLVREIRQHKLRKLNPPDESGQDCMSCRCVVS, from the exons ATGAGAGACCAGTACATGAGGACAGGGGAGGGCTTCCTCTGTGTCTTCGCCATCAACAACACCAAGTCCTTCGAGGACATTCACCAGTACAG AGAACAGATCAAACGGGTCAAGGACTCGGACGACGTGCCCATGGTGCTGGTGGGTAACAAATGTGACCTCCCGGTTCGCACGGTGGACACGCGGCAGGCACAGGAACTGTCCCGCAGTTACGGAGTCCCCTACATAGAGACCTCAGCCAAGACGAGACAA GGCGTGGAGGACGCGTTCTACACACTAGTACGAGAGATCCGACAACACAAGCTGAGAAAGCTCAATCCTCCCGATGAAAGCGGCCAGGACTGTATGAGCTGTCGCTGCGTGGTGTCATGA
- the LOC143513815 gene encoding tumor susceptibility gene 101 protein has protein sequence MTTVSLSSLKTMLPKTYEYRKEVIAEIITVLSRYKNLEPVVDRFVYNDGTVERLMSLAGTIQVVWQGRLYNTPVCLWLEQNYPHSAPICYVKPTKEMMVITSSHVDNNGQVQLPYLDEWTHAECDLNSLIQVMIAVFGETPPLCMQPKADKTSEQALRKSQACSMAENGYVTLWREDGLPFQGNNETSC, from the exons ATGACAACAGTATCTCTCAGTTCTTTGAAAACAATGCTACCCAAG ACATATGAATACAGGAAAGAGGTTATAGCAGAGATCATAACTGTCCTGTCCCGATACAAGAACCTAGAACCAGTGGTAGACAGATTTG TTTACAATGATGGCACTGTGGAAAGGTTGATGAGCTTAGCAGGGACAATCCAGGTGGTGTGGCAAG GGAGGCTTTATAACACTccagtgtgtttgtggttgGAGCAGAACTACCCTCATTCTGCTCCAATCTGCTATGTGAAACCCACCAAAGAGATGATGGTTATTACAAGCAGCCATGTGGATAACAATGGACAGGTTCAACTACCCTATCTGGATGAATGGACACAT GCTGAGTGTGACCTCAATAGCCTGATTCAAGTAATGATTGCTGTCTTTGGTGAAACGCCTCCCTTGTGTATGCAGCCCAAGGCAGACAAGA CTTCAGAACAAGCCCTGAGAAAATCACAGGCATGCTCAATGGCAGAGAACGGCTATGTGACACTGTGGAGAGAGGATGGGCTTCCTTTCCAAGGAAACAatgaaaccagttgttaa